A genomic region of Caenorhabditis elegans chromosome V contains the following coding sequences:
- the lgc-44 gene encoding Neur_chan_LBD domain-containing protein (Confirmed by transcript evidence), producing MSLLISISLLFLIFPHSSNPSSSNFLDIASTYQAVDYGIATDQHQQCLSWKLWWKTQKSLHDPSTADIDLLAIRRAEVWIRNEHDAEKYDVPVELLQNFTTIRIVFRNVCRLLPRVLQISSPLAARRSRITLDALCQTYNYSDPEVQELVLNNYEEAQENAIGIDQLLFLDHQSVMIVMPAACNSSNSDEKEISKQYYLEKYGDFSFNVSNLNIELDKLHEMVHDFKPLDQIMNQNLGLDYQRPLPSSTILPFLRKMEYDARQPPSLHVDDTVTVKVGIAVQSMSNFELSTMDYDLDAWVRMSWIDPRLRHDLSRPILVNDYTFLKMIWRPDPIFTNSKYSTFHKVTYLNFYLFIFPDGKIFMDMRVYLKPTAAQIVLCKYPHDNPAVSLKISSMGFTQDVVKLEWFSDTNDAIWIEKNVKIPELSIRHLHPDTCNGVRKSGVYSCLEAKFYMHREVGYHIANTYIPTAICVVFSWISVWLPEEFVEGRIFVSLTVFLTLSAENNSAKEELPKVSYVKAIDIWFGFTSTFVFLTMLQALVVISLEHNSKRLRLKFENNLDGYSKYQMTKSMLLSRYYHRMARQIDTFCKVMYPVIFLLFLMFYVFVITQGDERKCIKN from the exons ATGTCTCTTCTTATCTctatttctcttctttttctaatatttccACATTCATCTAATCCTTCAAGCTCTAATTTTCTGGATATTGCCAGTACTTATCAAGCAGTTGACTATGGTATTGCAACTGATCAACATCAACAATGTCTGTCTTGGAAGTTATGGTGGAAAACTCAGAAATCATTACATGATCCATCAACAGCTGATATTGATTTATTAGCAATAAGAAGAGCAGAAGTTTGGATTAGGAATGAACATGATGCGGAGAAATATGATGTTCCCGTagaattgttgcaaaatttcacG ACAATCCGGATCGTCTTCAGAAATGTTTGTCGTCTTCTTCCTCGGGTTCTTCAAATATCTTCACCTCTAGCAGCCCGACGAAGCCGAATTACTCTCGATGCACTGTGTCAGACGTACAACTATTCGGATCCAGAAGTTCAAGAACTTGTTCTTAACAACTATGAAGAAGCACAAGAAAATGCAATTGGAATTGATCAACTCTTGTTTCTCGATCATCAATCGGTGATGATTGTTATGCCAGCTGCATGTAACTCTAGTAATAGTGATGaaaaggaaatttcaaaacaatattatCTAG agaaatacggtgatttttcattcaatgtGAGCAATTTGAATATTGAGTTGGATAAACTTCATGAAATGGTTCACGATTTCAAACCATTGGATCAAATTATGAa tcAAAACCTTGGACTAGACTACCAACGGCCTCTTCCATCATCCacaattcttccatttttacgaaaaatggaatatgATGCACGACAGCCTCCAAGTCTTCATGTTGATGATACTGTAACAGTTAAAGTTGGAATTGCAGTTCAATCAATGAGCAACTTTGAGCTCTCTACAAtg GATTATGACCTTGATGCTTGGGTCCGAATGTCATGGATTGATCCTCGCCTTCGTCATGATCTTTCTCGCCCGATTCTTGTCAATGATtacacttttctgaaaatgatttggaGACCGGatccaattttcacaaactCGAAATATTCAACATTTCACAAGGTTACCTATCTCaatttctatttatttattttcccaGATGGGAAAATATTCATGGATATGAGAGTTTATTTGAAACCAACTGCTGCTCAAATTGTTCTATGCAAATATCCACATGATAATCCTGCagtttcactgaaaattagttCCA TGGGGTTTACACAAGATGTTGTTAAACTTGAATGGTTTTCTGATACAAACGATGCAATTTGG atcgagaaaaacgtgaaaattccTGAATTGAGCATTCGACATTTGCATCCAGACACATGCAACGGTGTAAGAAAATCTGGAGTTTATTCATGTCTAGAAGCAAAATTCTACATGCATCGAGAAGTTGGTTATCACATTGCAAATACTTATATTCCTACAGCAATTTGTGTGGTCTTCTCATGGATTTCAGTATGGTTACCCGAAGAATTTGTTGAAG GTCGAATATTTGTTTCTCTCACCGTATTTCTGACACTTTCCGCTGAAAATAACTCAGCAAAAGAAGAACTTCCAAAAGTTTCTTACGTGAAAGCTATTGATATCTGGTTCGGGTTTACTTCCACTTTTGTATTCCTGACAATGCTTCAAGCTCTCGTTGTGATTTCATTGGAGCATAACAGTAAACGACTG AGactaaagtttgaaaacaatCTTGACGGATACAGTAAATATCAAATGACAAAATCAATGCTTCTAAGTCGGTATTATCATCGAATGGCTCGTCAGATTGACACATTTTGCAAAGTAATGTATCcagttatttttcttctttttcttatgttttatgtttttgttaTCACGCAAGGAGATGAGAGAAAgtgtattaaaaattga
- the ape-1 gene encoding Apoptotic enhancer 1 protein (Confirmed by transcript evidence), giving the protein MSKPPVRVVAQPPPPHPQALSQQYHQQNPMMMYSAPNTRPHVIPTMQVQPTMAAQIKRNNPVNAQFQNPSEMIADYGVKPQSVEMVQRVRAVRRQVADEETELRRLRELEHETAQLQNKNYGRERELNVQGSMLKEAQLELRNASMRAQSLNKHLEEMYRRRQTAAAAALVEQRKMQQHQILLARAANQVSTQEVIRPRASVEPFQVNNTQQQQPSPQMMKSEEFSEKRDLNGQTGSYDAIDGSGDHQKIPTEPSYLAPCKENQQKYSELSKMASTDPHSNHSSPSTSSQKAPTLITFSPPSFEQKINSSTMTRDSPFVERPTSFGDSLDESRLRSGKTDLVSLRSDSLKATKRRSWAASEGTSMSEAEMIHRLLDEQRRGRSHFIPQLPTSQEEPSAITSETYAEEVVNSESKQVATSSDSTNNLELPTEQMVLGSDTTTEEDASSCSTRSDDGQNLEMEVAIERRTVKGILRRPNEKMNKGRIEFDPLALLLDAALEGELDLVRSSASKLTDVSQANDEGITALHNAICAGHYEIVRFLIENDADVNAQDSDGWTPLHCAASCNNLPMVRQLVEGGGCVLASTLSDMETPVEKCEEDEDGYDGCLKYLSAAHNSTGSINTGKVYAAYGYEAAFEDELSFDAGDELTVIEKDKVDKNWWTCEKNNGEKGQVPRTYLALYPSLKYRKKLNFVMFDLPLESNNNVE; this is encoded by the exons ATGTCAAAACCGCCGGTTCGGGTGGTCGCtcaaccaccaccaccacatcCACAAGCATTGTCCCAACAGTATCACCAGCAGAATCCGATGATGATGTATTCCGCACCAAATACACGACCACACGTTATTCCGACAATGCAAGTGCAACCGACAATGGCCGCTCAAATTAAACGAAATAATCCTGTTAATGCACAGTTTCAGAA CCCTTCTGAAATGATCGCCGATTACGGTGTAAAACCGCAGTCAGTAGAAATGGTGCAAAGAGTTCGAGCTGTTCGAAGACAAGTCGCCGACGAGGAGACCGAACTGCGAAGACTCAGAGAGCTTGAACACGAAACGGCacagcttcaaaataagaattaTGGAAGAGAAAGAGAGTTGAATGTGCAAGGATCCATGCTGAAAGAAGCTCAATTAGAGTTGAGAAATGCTTCAATGAGGGCGCAATCTTTAAACAAGCAT ttGGAAGAAATGTACCGGAGAAGACAAACTGCAGCAGCGGCAGCGCTCGTGGAACAACGAAAAATGCAGCAACATCAGATTCTTCTAGCCCGAGCTGCAAATCAAGTATCCACACAAGAAGTTATAAGACCTCGTGCTTCTGTCGAACCATTCCAAGTTAATAATACCCAACAGCAACAACCATCACCTCAAATGATGAAATCAGAAgaattttcggagaaaagAGATTTGAATGG acaaACTGGCAGTTATGATGCTATCGATGGATCAGGAGATCATCAAAAAATACCGACGGAGCCATCGTACTTGGCACCATGTAAAGAAAACCAGCAAAAATACTCGGAGTTAAGTAAAATGGCATCTACGGATCCTCATTCAAATCACAGTTCACCATCAACTTCTTCGCAGAAAGCTCCGACGTTGATCACATTTTCTCCACCAagttttgaacagaaaatcaACTCGTCTACAATG ACTCGGGATTCTCCGTTCGTTGAGCGTCCAACATCGTTTGGTGATAGTCTAGACGAATCACGACTGAGAAGTGGAAAGACTGATTTGGTATCACTTCGATCAGATTCCCTGAAAGCTACGAAACGTCGTTCTTGGGCTGCTTCCGAAGGTACTTCAATGTCAGAGGCAGAGATGATTCATAGGCTTCTTGATGAACAACGTCGTGGGAGATCACATTTTATTCCACAATTGCCAACATCACAAGAAGAACCATCGGCAATAACATCAGAAACATATGCCGAAGAAGTTGTCAATTCAGAATCGAAACAAGTTGCTACAAGTTCGGATTCCACTAATAATCTTGAATTGCCAACCGAACAAATGGTATTAGGTAGTGATACCACAACAGAAGAAGATGCAAGTTCGTGTTCAACACGTTCTGATGATGGACAGAATCTTGAAATGGAAGTTGCGATTGAAAGAAGAACTGTTAAAGGCATTTTGAGAAGACCTAATGAAAAGATGAACAAAGGTCGCATTGAATTTGACCCATTAGCACTCTTGCTCGATGCTGCTTTAGAAGGAGAACTCGATTTAGTGAGAAGCAGTGCCTCAAAGCTAACAGATGTCTCACAGGCCAATGATGAAGGGATTACGGCGTTGCACAATGCGATTTGTGCTGGACACTATGAGATTGTAAGATTTTTGATCGAGAACGACGCTGATGTGAATGCTCAAGATTCCGATGGTTGGACTCCACTTCATTGTGCAGCTTCCTGTAATAACCTTCCAATGGTTAGACAACTTGTGGAAGGAGGAGGATGCGTTCTCGCTTCGACACTATCTGATATGGAAACACCTGTGGAGAAGtgtgaagaagatgaagatggTTATGATGGATGTTTGAAGTATCTTTCCGCAGCCCATAACTCAACGGGATCAATTAATACTGGAAAAGTTTACGCTGCTTATGGATATGAGGCGGCATTTGAAGATGAGCTCAGTTTTGATGCAGGAGATGAATTGACGGTTATTGAGAAAGATAAAGTCGATAAAAATTGGTGGACATGTGAGAAGAACAATGGAGAGAAGGGACAAGTACCAAGAACATATTTGGCGTTGTACCCATCGTTAAAATACAGAAAGAA gctCAACTTTGTGATGTTCGATCTTCCATTGGAATCGAACAACAATGTCGAATAA
- the mfsd-8.2 gene encoding Major facilitator superfamily (MFS) profile domain-containing protein (Confirmed by transcript evidence) — protein sequence MHPSADFDTSSLKSYTVSTSRTNLDVRKSNWTSLWFANLIQYFCGLQMSLYFTSMWPYLLKLDPTAQLPFFGIILASFSIGQAVGSPIFGTWTQKTESFKVPVATGLVFCCVGNILYGILPTIMWEVQWLMLVSRVLIGFGAGNLSALRAYVAASSTLEDRNTAVSLATGSQVTGMLTGPILQTAFAFIGDGVRVFNTFDLDAYTSPAFVLSIVLIIMAVMIFFYFSEDYAGVIDEKKEDSDVIIPPFDRRAAVVCIFLWFVIQTIAVNIESLCSVFTIAMYNWTSHQAIVYGGYIETASCALSVSQYLVIGLTRVGKIDKRIQILFGCIVFCIYYVVLLPWPFYPESLLYNPNVTDGACTYEWCQYVPKIPFIAYILVYVLCFGIAFPYIGNSIGTLFSEVLGPRQQGTMQGVFAFFGSVGRCAAPLVTTFFFNSSGYTWVSVEMLTFLIIGALSTCIFWKQMIPLELIQKKESISNNNNHKV from the exons ATGCATCCTTCTGCAGATTTTGACACAAGTTCTTTGAAATCTTATACGGTTTCTACTTCACG cacaaatttGGATGTTCGAAAATCCAATTGGACTTCACTATGGTTTGCAAATCTTATTCAATACTTCTGTGGACTTCAAATGTCTCTTTATTTTACATCAATGTGGCCTTACCTTCTCAAACTTGATCCAACTGCTCAGCTCCCTTTCTTCGGAATTATTCTTGCTAGTTTTAGTATCGGACAAGCTGTTGGATCTCCAATATTCGGAACATGGACTCAGAAAACAGAGTCTTTTAAAGTTCCAGTAGCAACAGGTCTTGTATTTTGCTGCGTTG GTAACATTCTCTATGGAATCTTGCCAACAATAATGTGGGAAGTTCAATGGCTGATGCTTGTCTCAAGAGTTTTGATCGGTTTTGGAGCTGGTAATTTGTCGGCTCTAAGAGCATATGTAGCAGCAAGTTCAACTCTCGAAGATAGAAATACAGCGGTATCTCTTGCGACTGGAAGCCAAGTTACTGGCATGCTCACCGGACCTATTCTCCAG ACGGCGTTTGCATTCATTGGTGATGGTGTTCGAGTATTCAATACATTTGATTTGGATGCTTATACATCTCCAGCATTTGTTCTTTCGATTGTGCTCATTATCATGGCTGTCAtgattttcttctatttttctgaagactACGCAGGAGTTATTGATGAAAAGAAAGAGGATTCAGATGTCATAATTCCACCATTTGATCGTCGAGCTGCCGTTGTCTGTATTTTCCTCTGGTTTGTGATCCAAACAATTGCTGTCAACATTGAGTCGTTGTGTTCTGTATTTACAATTGCAATGTATAATTGGACATCTCATCAAGCAATTGTGTATGGTGGATATATTGAAACAGCTTCTTGTGCTCTTTCAGTTTCACAGTATCTGGTGATCGGTCTAACAAGAGTtggaaaaat AGACaagagaattcaaattttatttggatGCATTGTTTTCTGTATTTATTACGTTGTTCTTCTCCCATGGCCATTTTACCCAGAATCACTACTATATAATCCAAATG taacCGACGGAGCGTGTACTTATGAATGGTGCCAATATGTTCCAAA AATTCCCTTCATTGCCTACATCTTGGTATACGTTCTTTGTTTTGGAATCGCTTTTCCCTATATTGGAAATTCAATAGGAACACTGTTCTCAGAAGTTCTTGGACCAAGACAACAAGGAACTATGCAAggagtttttgcattttttggaagtgtTGGAAGATGTGCAGCTCCATTAGTTACAAC cttcttcttcaactCATCTGGCTACACATGGGTTAGTGTAGAAATGCTCACATTTCTTATTATCGGAGCTTTATCAACATGCATCTTCTGGAAGCAAATGATACCTTTAGAATTAATACAAAAGAAAGAAAGTATTAGTAACAACAATAATCACAAAGTGTGA
- the ape-1 gene encoding Apoptotic enhancer 1 protein (Confirmed by transcript evidence) encodes MVTTSSGGGIGYPANNGVTQVSLIHSSDSVRTVSTAPIYRPTSSMASTMAHKSSTAPFISANQRMSKPPVRVVAQPPPPHPQALSQQYHQQNPMMMYSAPNTRPHVIPTMQVQPTMAAQIKRNNPVNAQFQNPSEMIADYGVKPQSVEMVQRVRAVRRQVADEETELRRLRELEHETAQLQNKNYGRERELNVQGSMLKEAQLELRNASMRAQSLNKHLEEMYRRRQTAAAAALVEQRKMQQHQILLARAANQVSTQEVIRPRASVEPFQVNNTQQQQPSPQMMKSEEFSEKRDLNGQTGSYDAIDGSGDHQKIPTEPSYLAPCKENQQKYSELSKMASTDPHSNHSSPSTSSQKAPTLITFSPPSFEQKINSSTMTRDSPFVERPTSFGDSLDESRLRSGKTDLVSLRSDSLKATKRRSWAASEGTSMSEAEMIHRLLDEQRRGRSHFIPQLPTSQEEPSAITSETYAEEVVNSESKQVATSSDSTNNLELPTEQMVLGSDTTTEEDASSCSTRSDDGQNLEMEVAIERRTVKGILRRPNEKMNKGRIEFDPLALLLDAALEGELDLVRSSASKLTDVSQANDEGITALHNAICAGHYEIVRFLIENDADVNAQDSDGWTPLHCAASCNNLPMVRQLVEGGGCVLASTLSDMETPVEKCEEDEDGYDGCLKYLSAAHNSTGSINTGKVYAAYGYEAAFEDELSFDAGDELTVIEKDKVDKNWWTCEKNNGEKGQVPRTYLALYPSLKYRKKLNFVMFDLPLESNNNVE; translated from the exons ATGGTCACGACCAGTAGCGGAGGGGGTATAGGGTACCCGGCAAACAACGGTGTCACACAG GTGTCTCTGATTCACTCGTCGGATTCTGTACGAACTGTTTCAACTGCCCCAATATACCGTCCGACGTCATCAATGGCATCTACGATGGCTCATAAATCTTCGACGGCTCCGTTCATCTCCGCAAATCAAcga ATGTCAAAACCGCCGGTTCGGGTGGTCGCtcaaccaccaccaccacatcCACAAGCATTGTCCCAACAGTATCACCAGCAGAATCCGATGATGATGTATTCCGCACCAAATACACGACCACACGTTATTCCGACAATGCAAGTGCAACCGACAATGGCCGCTCAAATTAAACGAAATAATCCTGTTAATGCACAGTTTCAGAA CCCTTCTGAAATGATCGCCGATTACGGTGTAAAACCGCAGTCAGTAGAAATGGTGCAAAGAGTTCGAGCTGTTCGAAGACAAGTCGCCGACGAGGAGACCGAACTGCGAAGACTCAGAGAGCTTGAACACGAAACGGCacagcttcaaaataagaattaTGGAAGAGAAAGAGAGTTGAATGTGCAAGGATCCATGCTGAAAGAAGCTCAATTAGAGTTGAGAAATGCTTCAATGAGGGCGCAATCTTTAAACAAGCAT ttGGAAGAAATGTACCGGAGAAGACAAACTGCAGCAGCGGCAGCGCTCGTGGAACAACGAAAAATGCAGCAACATCAGATTCTTCTAGCCCGAGCTGCAAATCAAGTATCCACACAAGAAGTTATAAGACCTCGTGCTTCTGTCGAACCATTCCAAGTTAATAATACCCAACAGCAACAACCATCACCTCAAATGATGAAATCAGAAgaattttcggagaaaagAGATTTGAATGG acaaACTGGCAGTTATGATGCTATCGATGGATCAGGAGATCATCAAAAAATACCGACGGAGCCATCGTACTTGGCACCATGTAAAGAAAACCAGCAAAAATACTCGGAGTTAAGTAAAATGGCATCTACGGATCCTCATTCAAATCACAGTTCACCATCAACTTCTTCGCAGAAAGCTCCGACGTTGATCACATTTTCTCCACCAagttttgaacagaaaatcaACTCGTCTACAATG ACTCGGGATTCTCCGTTCGTTGAGCGTCCAACATCGTTTGGTGATAGTCTAGACGAATCACGACTGAGAAGTGGAAAGACTGATTTGGTATCACTTCGATCAGATTCCCTGAAAGCTACGAAACGTCGTTCTTGGGCTGCTTCCGAAGGTACTTCAATGTCAGAGGCAGAGATGATTCATAGGCTTCTTGATGAACAACGTCGTGGGAGATCACATTTTATTCCACAATTGCCAACATCACAAGAAGAACCATCGGCAATAACATCAGAAACATATGCCGAAGAAGTTGTCAATTCAGAATCGAAACAAGTTGCTACAAGTTCGGATTCCACTAATAATCTTGAATTGCCAACCGAACAAATGGTATTAGGTAGTGATACCACAACAGAAGAAGATGCAAGTTCGTGTTCAACACGTTCTGATGATGGACAGAATCTTGAAATGGAAGTTGCGATTGAAAGAAGAACTGTTAAAGGCATTTTGAGAAGACCTAATGAAAAGATGAACAAAGGTCGCATTGAATTTGACCCATTAGCACTCTTGCTCGATGCTGCTTTAGAAGGAGAACTCGATTTAGTGAGAAGCAGTGCCTCAAAGCTAACAGATGTCTCACAGGCCAATGATGAAGGGATTACGGCGTTGCACAATGCGATTTGTGCTGGACACTATGAGATTGTAAGATTTTTGATCGAGAACGACGCTGATGTGAATGCTCAAGATTCCGATGGTTGGACTCCACTTCATTGTGCAGCTTCCTGTAATAACCTTCCAATGGTTAGACAACTTGTGGAAGGAGGAGGATGCGTTCTCGCTTCGACACTATCTGATATGGAAACACCTGTGGAGAAGtgtgaagaagatgaagatggTTATGATGGATGTTTGAAGTATCTTTCCGCAGCCCATAACTCAACGGGATCAATTAATACTGGAAAAGTTTACGCTGCTTATGGATATGAGGCGGCATTTGAAGATGAGCTCAGTTTTGATGCAGGAGATGAATTGACGGTTATTGAGAAAGATAAAGTCGATAAAAATTGGTGGACATGTGAGAAGAACAATGGAGAGAAGGGACAAGTACCAAGAACATATTTGGCGTTGTACCCATCGTTAAAATACAGAAAGAA gctCAACTTTGTGATGTTCGATCTTCCATTGGAATCGAACAACAATGTCGAATAA
- the ape-1 gene encoding Apoptotic enhancer 1 protein (Confirmed by transcript evidence) encodes MASTDPHSNHSSPSTSSQKAPTLITFSPPSFEQKINSSTMTRDSPFVERPTSFGDSLDESRLRSGKTDLVSLRSDSLKATKRRSWAASEGTSMSEAEMIHRLLDEQRRGRSHFIPQLPTSQEEPSAITSETYAEEVVNSESKQVATSSDSTNNLELPTEQMVLGSDTTTEEDASSCSTRSDDGQNLEMEVAIERRTVKGILRRPNEKMNKGRIEFDPLALLLDAALEGELDLVRSSASKLTDVSQANDEGITALHNAICAGHYEIVRFLIENDADVNAQDSDGWTPLHCAASCNNLPMVRQLVEGGGCVLASTLSDMETPVEKCEEDEDGYDGCLKYLSAAHNSTGSINTGKVYAAYGYEAAFEDELSFDAGDELTVIEKDKVDKNWWTCEKNNGEKGQVPRTYLALYPSLKYRKKLNFVMFDLPLESNNNVE; translated from the exons ATGGCATCTACGGATCCTCATTCAAATCACAGTTCACCATCAACTTCTTCGCAGAAAGCTCCGACGTTGATCACATTTTCTCCACCAagttttgaacagaaaatcaACTCGTCTACAATG ACTCGGGATTCTCCGTTCGTTGAGCGTCCAACATCGTTTGGTGATAGTCTAGACGAATCACGACTGAGAAGTGGAAAGACTGATTTGGTATCACTTCGATCAGATTCCCTGAAAGCTACGAAACGTCGTTCTTGGGCTGCTTCCGAAGGTACTTCAATGTCAGAGGCAGAGATGATTCATAGGCTTCTTGATGAACAACGTCGTGGGAGATCACATTTTATTCCACAATTGCCAACATCACAAGAAGAACCATCGGCAATAACATCAGAAACATATGCCGAAGAAGTTGTCAATTCAGAATCGAAACAAGTTGCTACAAGTTCGGATTCCACTAATAATCTTGAATTGCCAACCGAACAAATGGTATTAGGTAGTGATACCACAACAGAAGAAGATGCAAGTTCGTGTTCAACACGTTCTGATGATGGACAGAATCTTGAAATGGAAGTTGCGATTGAAAGAAGAACTGTTAAAGGCATTTTGAGAAGACCTAATGAAAAGATGAACAAAGGTCGCATTGAATTTGACCCATTAGCACTCTTGCTCGATGCTGCTTTAGAAGGAGAACTCGATTTAGTGAGAAGCAGTGCCTCAAAGCTAACAGATGTCTCACAGGCCAATGATGAAGGGATTACGGCGTTGCACAATGCGATTTGTGCTGGACACTATGAGATTGTAAGATTTTTGATCGAGAACGACGCTGATGTGAATGCTCAAGATTCCGATGGTTGGACTCCACTTCATTGTGCAGCTTCCTGTAATAACCTTCCAATGGTTAGACAACTTGTGGAAGGAGGAGGATGCGTTCTCGCTTCGACACTATCTGATATGGAAACACCTGTGGAGAAGtgtgaagaagatgaagatggTTATGATGGATGTTTGAAGTATCTTTCCGCAGCCCATAACTCAACGGGATCAATTAATACTGGAAAAGTTTACGCTGCTTATGGATATGAGGCGGCATTTGAAGATGAGCTCAGTTTTGATGCAGGAGATGAATTGACGGTTATTGAGAAAGATAAAGTCGATAAAAATTGGTGGACATGTGAGAAGAACAATGGAGAGAAGGGACAAGTACCAAGAACATATTTGGCGTTGTACCCATCGTTAAAATACAGAAAGAA gctCAACTTTGTGATGTTCGATCTTCCATTGGAATCGAACAACAATGTCGAATAA
- the ape-1 gene encoding Apoptotic enhancer 1 protein (Partially confirmed by transcript evidence), with product MSEAEMIHRLLDEQRRGRSHFIPQLPTSQEEPSAITSETYAEEVVNSESKQVATSSDSTNNLELPTEQMVLGSDTTTEEDASSCSTRSDDGQNLEMEVAIERRTVKGILRRPNEKMNKGRIEFDPLALLLDAALEGELDLVRSSASKLTDVSQANDEGITALHNAICAGHYEIVRFLIENDADVNAQDSDGWTPLHCAASCNNLPMVRQLVEGGGCVLASTLSDMETPVEKCEEDEDGYDGCLKYLSAAHNSTGSINTGKVYAAYGYEAAFEDELSFDAGDELTVIEKDKVDKNWWTCEKNNGEKGQVPRTYLALYPSLKYRKKLNFVMFDLPLESNNNVE from the exons ATGTCAGAGGCAGAGATGATTCATAGGCTTCTTGATGAACAACGTCGTGGGAGATCACATTTTATTCCACAATTGCCAACATCACAAGAAGAACCATCGGCAATAACATCAGAAACATATGCCGAAGAAGTTGTCAATTCAGAATCGAAACAAGTTGCTACAAGTTCGGATTCCACTAATAATCTTGAATTGCCAACCGAACAAATGGTATTAGGTAGTGATACCACAACAGAAGAAGATGCAAGTTCGTGTTCAACACGTTCTGATGATGGACAGAATCTTGAAATGGAAGTTGCGATTGAAAGAAGAACTGTTAAAGGCATTTTGAGAAGACCTAATGAAAAGATGAACAAAGGTCGCATTGAATTTGACCCATTAGCACTCTTGCTCGATGCTGCTTTAGAAGGAGAACTCGATTTAGTGAGAAGCAGTGCCTCAAAGCTAACAGATGTCTCACAGGCCAATGATGAAGGGATTACGGCGTTGCACAATGCGATTTGTGCTGGACACTATGAGATTGTAAGATTTTTGATCGAGAACGACGCTGATGTGAATGCTCAAGATTCCGATGGTTGGACTCCACTTCATTGTGCAGCTTCCTGTAATAACCTTCCAATGGTTAGACAACTTGTGGAAGGAGGAGGATGCGTTCTCGCTTCGACACTATCTGATATGGAAACACCTGTGGAGAAGtgtgaagaagatgaagatggTTATGATGGATGTTTGAAGTATCTTTCCGCAGCCCATAACTCAACGGGATCAATTAATACTGGAAAAGTTTACGCTGCTTATGGATATGAGGCGGCATTTGAAGATGAGCTCAGTTTTGATGCAGGAGATGAATTGACGGTTATTGAGAAAGATAAAGTCGATAAAAATTGGTGGACATGTGAGAAGAACAATGGAGAGAAGGGACAAGTACCAAGAACATATTTGGCGTTGTACCCATCGTTAAAATACAGAAAGAA gctCAACTTTGTGATGTTCGATCTTCCATTGGAATCGAACAACAATGTCGAATAA
- the W05E10.2 gene encoding uncharacterized protein (Confirmed by transcript evidence) gives MTSTSSELFNTSSALPRRRAHYSDLIHSPHIFRVADSEDTRMEKITEFVLNGQEEASDDDANGQLDWILAGIICIVCIAFLVIAVKICYNYSKKFPESSEKEHESIENFNRRAISTKGTRGHVRYSVA, from the exons ATGACTTCAACTTCTTCTGAGCTATTCAATACAT CCTCCGCACTACCGAGACGTCGAGCCCACTACTCAGATCTTATTCATTCTCCACATATTTTTCGAGTCGCAGATTCAGAAGATACAAGAATGGAGAAAATAACAGAATTTGTACTAAATGGACAAGAAGAAGCATCCGATGATGATGCAAATGGTCAATT agattGGATTCTGGCAGGGATAATATGCATTGTCTGTATTGCATTCTTGGTAATTGCAGTGAAAATTTGCTACAattattcaaagaaatttcCGGAATCTTCAGAAAAG GAGCACGAgagcattgaaaatttcaatagacGAGCGATATCCACAAAAGGAACACGGGGCCACGTCAGATATTCGgttgcttaa